A portion of the Streptomyces sp. YPW6 genome contains these proteins:
- a CDS encoding EF-hand domain-containing protein: MDSAEYERKIAHRFAAFDQDGNGYIDRADFNAAAARLLAEFGTTARCDKGQALYTGAEAFWQGMAGIADVDGDQRVTREEFAGGAVKRLRDNPERFAEIARPFLRAVIAVADGGNDGRASVADVERALRVLGASPEIAGVAAQSLDTDRDGKVAESDVVSALAVYFTVIEPDA; the protein is encoded by the coding sequence ATGGACAGCGCAGAGTACGAGCGAAAGATCGCGCACCGGTTCGCCGCCTTCGACCAGGACGGCAACGGCTACATCGATCGCGCCGATTTCAACGCCGCAGCCGCCCGCCTGCTCGCCGAGTTCGGTACGACGGCCCGCTGCGACAAGGGGCAGGCCCTCTACACCGGGGCCGAGGCCTTCTGGCAGGGCATGGCGGGGATCGCCGACGTGGACGGGGACCAGCGGGTCACCCGTGAGGAGTTCGCGGGCGGGGCGGTGAAGCGGCTCCGGGACAACCCCGAACGGTTCGCCGAGATCGCCCGGCCGTTCCTGCGGGCGGTCATCGCCGTCGCGGACGGCGGGAACGACGGCAGAGCGTCGGTCGCGGACGTGGAGCGGGCGCTCCGGGTCCTCGGGGCCAGCCCCGAGATCGCGGGCGTCGCCGCGCAGAGTCTGGACACCGACCGGGACGGGAAGGTCGCGGAGAGCGATGTGGTGTCGGCGCTCGCCGTGTACTTCACGGTGATCGAGCCCGACGCGTAG
- a CDS encoding STAS domain-containing protein yields the protein MTLKVDEAEQGSWAVLRISGELDLVTSPVVRQSVHDAVAEGRHDVVLDLSEVFFCDSSGVGVLIASRRLMKSCGGRLRLILPARGAEDGSHVNKVLGALGVRRLFDVYPDALSATDEECRPLSA from the coding sequence GTGACGCTCAAGGTGGACGAGGCGGAGCAGGGCTCCTGGGCCGTGCTGCGCATCAGCGGTGAACTCGATCTGGTGACCTCGCCCGTCGTGCGCCAGTCCGTCCACGACGCGGTCGCCGAGGGCCGGCACGACGTGGTGCTGGATCTGTCCGAGGTCTTCTTCTGCGACTCCAGCGGCGTCGGTGTGCTGATCGCCTCGCGCCGGCTGATGAAGTCCTGCGGTGGCCGCCTGCGGCTGATCCTCCCGGCCCGGGGCGCGGAGGACGGCTCGCACGTCAACAAGGTGCTCGGTGCGCTCGGCGTGCGCCGGCTGTTCGACGTCTACCCCGACGCGCTCTCGGCCACCGACGAGGAGTGCAGGCCGCTGAGCGCCTGA
- a CDS encoding sigma-70 family RNA polymerase sigma factor, whose translation MAKDTAPRWDRRMQQRLARGEAAALGELYDRFAALVHSQAHRMLDDEDAADLVTREVFAQVWENPEAYDPKQGSMRSWVARLTHRRSVQRLRHAAASHYAAEHGEGAAPDPEEVERRVRSATAAARADYIVSSMPVPLREALELAYIHRRDYRQTAADLGVTEDEARRRLRLGLQLLSTANARPLEGSAPPGYGRFR comes from the coding sequence ATGGCGAAGGACACAGCGCCCCGCTGGGACCGCAGGATGCAGCAGAGGCTGGCCCGCGGCGAGGCGGCGGCGCTCGGCGAGCTCTACGACCGGTTCGCGGCCCTCGTCCACAGCCAGGCGCACCGGATGCTCGACGACGAGGACGCCGCCGACCTGGTGACCCGTGAGGTCTTCGCCCAGGTCTGGGAGAACCCCGAGGCGTACGACCCGAAGCAGGGGTCGATGCGCTCCTGGGTGGCCCGCCTCACCCACCGCCGGTCCGTCCAGCGGCTGCGCCACGCGGCGGCCTCCCACTACGCGGCGGAGCACGGCGAGGGCGCGGCGCCCGACCCGGAGGAGGTCGAGCGGCGGGTGCGCAGCGCCACGGCCGCCGCCCGCGCCGACTACATCGTCTCCTCGATGCCCGTACCGCTGCGGGAGGCCCTGGAACTGGCGTACATCCACCGGCGGGACTACCGGCAGACCGCCGCCGATCTCGGGGTCACCGAGGACGAGGCGCGCCGCCGGCTCCGGCTGGGACTCCAGCTGCTCTCCACGGCGAACGCCCGCCCGCTCGAAGGGTCCGCGCCACCCGGTTACGGACGGTTCCGGTGA
- a CDS encoding zf-HC2 domain-containing protein, which produces MPAPEQEAEPEPGPRAAPAPEPGAESADGHPRPAAPEPGAGPVAPAPHAADPVAPSPHAAGPTVPGPHAAGPTAASSAAREPGADPTTPDPTTAGPTTPGPADDLTQEPPGTPDPLMASAPDPRVTSAPVALPHQVLKALLGAWALSACSAEETAAVDDHLTGCAPCADEALRLRDAVGLLHTDGSLDLDPTLRTRVLDGCFGSRPARIPVPEWAAPYDAETARLDALLRDIGDSEWHAPVRLQWFEEERRVSRRTTVAGVIGHLMAVDGLLSAALGLGDPLDDGRAPLDPTERTETYWSAARRPPTRAVREPWRAQSHELIRTASFAGRNAAETSVSYGAFALPLQDAALDRAFECWVHGGDIADAVDYPYQAPSAAHLHRMIDLAARMLPAALAGRRGAGLAGPVKEVVAAGAPGRSLHLEIEGHGGGDWYIALDSPAAVGAPERAVAQVALDGVEFCRLVAGHISPVEAAAGQEGDREAIRDVLFAAASLSRL; this is translated from the coding sequence GTGCCCGCCCCGGAACAGGAAGCGGAACCTGAACCCGGGCCGCGTGCCGCGCCCGCCCCGGAACCGGGAGCGGAATCGGCCGACGGCCACCCGCGACCGGCGGCCCCCGAACCAGGCGCGGGCCCGGTCGCCCCAGCACCGCACGCCGCAGACCCGGTCGCCCCGAGCCCGCACGCTGCAGGCCCGACCGTCCCAGGCCCACACGCCGCAGGCCCGACCGCCGCAAGCTCGGCCGCCCGGGAACCGGGCGCAGACCCGACCACCCCGGACCCGACCACCGCAGGCCCGACCACCCCGGGCCCGGCGGACGACCTCACCCAGGAGCCACCCGGCACCCCGGACCCCCTCATGGCCTCCGCCCCGGACCCTCGCGTGACCTCCGCCCCGGTCGCCCTCCCCCACCAGGTCCTCAAGGCCCTCCTCGGCGCCTGGGCGCTGTCCGCCTGCTCGGCGGAGGAGACCGCCGCCGTGGATGACCACCTCACCGGGTGCGCTCCGTGCGCGGACGAGGCGCTGCGGCTGCGGGACGCGGTGGGGCTGCTCCACACCGACGGTTCCCTGGACCTCGACCCGACGCTCCGCACCCGGGTGCTGGACGGCTGCTTCGGCAGCCGTCCGGCCCGGATCCCGGTGCCGGAGTGGGCCGCCCCGTACGACGCCGAGACCGCCCGGCTCGACGCCCTGCTCCGCGACATCGGGGACTCCGAGTGGCACGCCCCGGTGCGCCTCCAGTGGTTCGAGGAGGAGCGCCGGGTCAGCCGCCGGACCACGGTCGCCGGGGTGATCGGGCACCTGATGGCCGTCGACGGGCTGCTGTCCGCCGCGCTCGGGCTCGGCGACCCGCTCGACGACGGCCGGGCTCCGCTGGACCCCACCGAGCGCACCGAGACGTACTGGTCGGCGGCGCGCCGGCCGCCCACCCGGGCCGTCCGCGAGCCCTGGCGGGCCCAGAGCCACGAGCTGATCCGGACGGCGTCCTTCGCCGGGCGGAACGCCGCCGAGACGTCCGTCTCCTACGGCGCCTTCGCCCTGCCGCTCCAGGACGCCGCCCTGGACCGGGCGTTCGAGTGCTGGGTGCACGGCGGGGACATCGCCGACGCCGTCGACTATCCGTACCAGGCACCGTCGGCGGCCCATCTGCACCGGATGATCGACCTGGCGGCCCGCATGCTTCCCGCCGCCCTGGCGGGGCGGCGCGGCGCCGGACTGGCCGGTCCGGTGAAGGAGGTCGTCGCAGCGGGCGCGCCGGGCCGCTCGCTCCATCTGGAGATCGAGGGGCACGGCGGAGGCGACTGGTACATCGCGCTGGACTCCCCGGCCGCCGTCGGCGCGCCGGAGCGTGCGGTGGCGCAGGTCGCGCTGGACGGGGTGGAGTTCTGCCGGCTCGTCGCGGGCCACATCTCGCCGGTGGAAGCGGCGGCGGGCCAGGAGGGCGACCGCGAGGCCATCCGCGACGTGCTGTTCGCGGCGGCCTCGCTCAGCCGGCTCTGA
- the purU gene encoding formyltetrahydrofolate deformylase, protein MTAPQPASAAIPDAAATEQYVLTLSCPDKQGIVHAVSSYLFMTGCNIEDSQQFGDHDTGLFFMRVHFSADATVTVDKLRASFAAIGEAFRMEWQIHRSDEKMRVVLMVSKFGHCLNDLLFRSRTGALPVEIAAVVSNHTDFAELVASYGVPFRHLPVTKDNKPEAEARLLELVREEDVELVVLARYMQVLSDDLCKQLSGRIINIHHSFLPSFKGAKPYHQAHARGVKLIGATAHYVTADLDEGPIIEQEVERVGHDVTPDQLVAIGRDVECQALARAVKWHAERRILLNGLRTVVFA, encoded by the coding sequence ATGACCGCGCCACAGCCCGCCTCCGCCGCCATCCCGGACGCCGCCGCGACCGAGCAGTACGTCCTCACGCTCTCCTGCCCCGACAAACAGGGCATCGTGCACGCTGTGTCGAGCTATCTCTTCATGACCGGCTGCAACATCGAGGACAGCCAGCAGTTCGGGGACCACGACACGGGTCTGTTCTTCATGCGCGTCCACTTCTCGGCGGACGCCACCGTGACCGTGGACAAGCTGCGCGCCAGCTTCGCCGCGATCGGTGAGGCCTTCCGGATGGAGTGGCAGATCCACCGGTCGGACGAGAAGATGCGGGTCGTGCTGATGGTCAGCAAGTTCGGCCACTGCCTCAACGACCTGCTGTTCCGCTCCCGTACCGGCGCGCTGCCGGTCGAGATCGCGGCCGTCGTCTCCAACCACACGGACTTCGCCGAGCTCGTCGCCTCGTACGGCGTCCCCTTCCGGCATCTGCCGGTGACGAAGGACAACAAGCCGGAGGCCGAGGCGCGGCTGCTGGAGCTGGTCCGCGAGGAGGACGTCGAGCTGGTCGTCCTGGCCCGCTACATGCAGGTCCTGTCCGACGATCTCTGCAAGCAGCTCAGCGGCCGGATCATCAACATCCACCACTCGTTCCTGCCGAGCTTCAAGGGCGCCAAGCCCTACCACCAGGCGCACGCCCGGGGCGTGAAGCTGATCGGCGCGACCGCGCACTACGTCACCGCCGACCTCGACGAGGGCCCGATCATCGAGCAGGAGGTCGAGCGCGTCGGCCACGACGTGACCCCCGACCAGCTGGTCGCCATCGGCCGGGACGTGGAGTGCCAGGCGCTGGCGCGTGCGGTGAAGTGGCACGCGGAACGGCGCATCCTGCTCAACGGCCTCCGCACGGTGGTCTTCGCATAG
- a CDS encoding ABC transporter substrate-binding protein, whose translation MTGRRRPTFPRPFPGAISAAAAGAVLLSGCGGLPGATGGSREPVTVMTWAPDRSADINAVKMAGVPAMAQTYARWVNDTGGIDGRKLRVIVCDEGDTSIGAERCAREAVEKKVAAVVGSYSRHGQGFMPALEAGGVPYIGGYGASTEEFSSYLSYPVNGGQSALLAGHGQQLGGSCSRVSLVRPDSIGGDGMPPLLNNGLLAAHRPASTDILAPLDATSYDEQAAQALERSEGGCVTAVLGARTETFFDSFRRLEPDGGEVRISSVLGSVSQPLIDRTGGRNSPFEGAYVTGWYPDAKNARWQQMRDVIGKYAFGDNRIDPDDTAVQTTWIAYTALRAAVRAIGDDTVTPGRVVAALNGGVEVDTGGLTPTLRWRFKDLVGTLSYPRIVNTKVTFQVVREGRLTAQKKGFVDVADALTDAPRS comes from the coding sequence ATGACCGGACGGCGACGCCCCACCTTTCCCCGCCCCTTCCCGGGCGCCATCAGCGCGGCGGCGGCGGGGGCGGTCCTGCTGTCCGGCTGCGGCGGGCTTCCTGGGGCCACGGGGGGATCCAGGGAGCCCGTCACCGTGATGACGTGGGCCCCCGACCGGTCCGCGGACATCAACGCGGTGAAGATGGCCGGGGTGCCCGCGATGGCGCAGACGTACGCCCGCTGGGTCAACGACACGGGGGGCATCGACGGGCGCAAGCTGCGGGTGATCGTCTGCGACGAGGGCGACACCTCGATCGGCGCCGAACGGTGCGCGCGGGAGGCCGTCGAGAAGAAGGTGGCCGCCGTCGTCGGTTCGTACAGCCGCCACGGGCAGGGCTTCATGCCCGCACTGGAGGCGGGCGGCGTCCCGTACATCGGCGGCTACGGCGCCTCCACCGAGGAGTTCAGCAGCTACCTCTCCTATCCGGTCAACGGCGGCCAGTCGGCCCTGCTGGCGGGTCACGGGCAGCAGTTGGGCGGCAGCTGCAGCCGGGTCTCGCTGGTGCGGCCCGACTCGATCGGCGGCGACGGGATGCCTCCGCTGCTCAACAACGGCCTGCTGGCCGCCCACCGGCCCGCCTCCACCGACATCCTGGCCCCGCTGGACGCCACGTCCTACGACGAACAGGCAGCGCAGGCGCTGGAGCGGTCCGAGGGCGGCTGTGTGACGGCGGTGCTCGGCGCCCGTACCGAGACGTTCTTCGACTCCTTCCGCCGGCTGGAGCCGGACGGCGGGGAGGTCAGGATCTCCTCCGTGCTGGGGAGCGTCAGCCAGCCGCTCATCGACCGCACCGGCGGCCGGAACAGCCCCTTCGAGGGCGCCTACGTCACCGGCTGGTACCCGGACGCCAAGAACGCGCGCTGGCAGCAGATGCGCGATGTGATCGGGAAGTACGCCTTCGGGGACAACCGCATCGACCCGGACGACACGGCCGTGCAGACCACGTGGATCGCCTACACCGCGCTGCGGGCGGCCGTCCGGGCGATCGGCGACGACACCGTCACCCCGGGCCGGGTCGTGGCGGCGCTCAACGGAGGCGTCGAGGTCGACACCGGCGGCCTGACCCCGACGCTCCGCTGGCGCTTCAAGGACCTCGTCGGCACGCTGAGCTACCCGCGCATCGTCAACACGAAGGTGACGTTCCAGGTGGTCCGCGAGGGCCGCCTCACCGCCCAGAAGAAGGGCTTCGTGGACGTCGCGGACGCCCTGACGGACGCCCCGCGCAGCTAG
- a CDS encoding TetR/AcrR family transcriptional regulator yields the protein METLREKYAENTRRTLLDTGLSLFTERDYTAVSAEELVRTAGLTRGALYHHFDGKAGLFEAVFEELERQATERIRAVIAPVTDPRERAYRGVDAFLDVCSGEAYRHIVLQQGPIALGWQRWRELDQLHLGGLVQDVVNAALDAGRLRPYPAALVARAFYGALTELSITITEADEPERTRAQAAQLVRDLIGGVVTPGGQPPA from the coding sequence ATGGAAACGCTGCGCGAAAAGTACGCGGAGAACACCCGCCGCACCCTGCTCGACACGGGGCTCAGCCTCTTCACCGAACGCGACTACACGGCCGTCTCCGCAGAGGAACTGGTGCGCACGGCAGGGCTGACGCGCGGCGCGCTCTACCACCACTTCGACGGCAAGGCCGGACTCTTCGAGGCCGTCTTCGAAGAGCTGGAGCGGCAGGCCACCGAACGCATCCGGGCAGTGATCGCCCCCGTGACCGATCCGCGCGAGCGCGCGTACCGGGGCGTCGACGCGTTCCTCGATGTCTGCAGCGGGGAGGCGTACCGGCACATCGTGCTGCAGCAGGGCCCGATCGCCCTGGGCTGGCAGCGGTGGCGCGAGCTGGACCAGCTCCACCTCGGCGGCCTGGTCCAGGACGTCGTGAACGCCGCACTGGACGCCGGACGCCTGCGGCCCTACCCTGCCGCTCTGGTCGCCCGGGCTTTCTACGGCGCGCTCACCGAGCTCTCCATCACGATCACGGAAGCCGACGAACCGGAGCGGACCCGCGCCCAGGCGGCGCAACTCGTACGCGACCTCATCGGCGGCGTCGTAACCCCCGGCGGCCAGCCCCCGGCATGA
- a CDS encoding FAD-dependent oxidoreductase, whose protein sequence is MEKPADVVIVGAGVAGLVAARDLVRNGADVLVLEARDRVGGRLLNGELPGGAPIEVGGQWVGPAQHQAMQLIRELGLNTYPTYGEGEHIAEIRTTRAQYTGRIPKLNPLVLADIGQTQYRLDRIARQVAAAEPWRAPRAEELDRQTFDTWLHRTARTPGGRDFFRLITEAVFSGEPEDMSALWAAFYVGAAGGLDQLINVSGGAQQDRVLGGTQRIALELAEELGDRIVLDAPVTDIDWQPAATSGVRVTTRSGLTVRARRAAVAVPPPLAARIRYTPGLPGDRDQLIQRMPMGRVIKINIAYEEPFWRHAGLSGQANSTHRPFGTVLDNTPHDGSCGVLVGFLEGRHADTGSRMDPDERRAQVINDLVGYFGPKARNPIAFIERDWAQEEYSRGCYGAFAVPGALTRFGPALRRPVGPLHWAGTETATRWTGYIDGAAESGHRVADEILPKLS, encoded by the coding sequence ATGGAGAAGCCAGCGGACGTCGTGATCGTCGGCGCCGGTGTGGCGGGCCTGGTGGCCGCCCGGGACCTTGTGCGGAACGGGGCGGACGTCCTGGTCCTGGAAGCACGAGACCGCGTAGGAGGCCGGCTCCTGAACGGCGAGCTGCCCGGAGGCGCTCCCATCGAGGTCGGCGGGCAGTGGGTCGGCCCGGCCCAGCACCAGGCCATGCAACTCATCAGGGAACTCGGCCTGAACACCTACCCCACCTACGGCGAGGGCGAGCACATCGCAGAGATCCGCACCACCCGCGCCCAGTACACGGGCCGGATCCCCAAGCTCAACCCCCTCGTCCTCGCCGACATCGGACAGACCCAGTACCGCCTGGACCGCATCGCCCGCCAGGTCGCCGCCGCCGAGCCCTGGCGAGCGCCCCGGGCCGAGGAACTCGACCGCCAGACCTTCGACACCTGGCTGCACCGCACCGCCCGCACCCCGGGCGGCCGGGACTTCTTCCGGCTGATCACCGAGGCGGTCTTCTCAGGCGAACCCGAGGACATGTCCGCACTCTGGGCCGCCTTCTACGTCGGCGCCGCCGGCGGGCTCGACCAGCTGATCAACGTCTCCGGCGGGGCCCAGCAGGACCGCGTCCTCGGCGGAACACAGCGCATCGCGCTCGAACTGGCCGAGGAACTCGGCGACCGGATCGTCCTCGACGCCCCCGTCACTGACATCGACTGGCAGCCCGCAGCCACCTCCGGCGTCCGCGTCACCACGCGCAGCGGCCTCACCGTCCGCGCCCGGCGCGCCGCCGTCGCCGTCCCGCCGCCGCTCGCCGCCCGGATCCGCTACACCCCCGGCCTGCCCGGCGACCGCGACCAGCTCATCCAGCGGATGCCGATGGGCCGCGTCATCAAGATCAACATCGCCTACGAGGAGCCGTTCTGGCGCCACGCCGGCCTCAGCGGCCAGGCCAACAGCACCCACCGCCCCTTCGGCACCGTCCTCGACAACACCCCCCACGACGGATCGTGCGGCGTACTCGTCGGCTTCCTCGAAGGACGCCACGCCGACACCGGCTCACGCATGGACCCCGACGAGCGCCGCGCCCAGGTGATCAACGACCTCGTCGGCTACTTCGGCCCCAAGGCCCGCAACCCCATCGCCTTCATCGAACGCGACTGGGCGCAGGAGGAGTACAGCCGCGGCTGCTACGGAGCCTTCGCCGTCCCCGGCGCCCTCACCCGCTTCGGCCCGGCCCTACGCCGCCCGGTCGGTCCCCTGCACTGGGCCGGCACCGAAACCGCCACCCGCTGGACGGGCTACATCGACGGCGCCGCCGAATCCGGCCACCGCGTCGCCGACGAGATCCTCCCCAAGCTCTCCTGA
- a CDS encoding aldehyde dehydrogenase family protein, translating into MTDQPSTRSTTPTPDIDALVERLATGERAWARTHLSERRELLLDIASATAATADAWVRTAACIKQLNPASPLLGEEWLSGPYAVLTYLQALQETLRRLDEGADVLADTRITRAPGDRLAVQVLPYDTYDKLLLNGFHAEVWTTPGTTEEQLRATAGLTQRTPRRTRGVALVLGAGNILSIPPLDVLYQLFAENRTAVLKLNPTTDPLADVYRAAFKPLIDRGLVEIVTGGPEVGGALAGHSGIAAVHMTGSEGTHDAVVWGTGEAATAAKAAGTPKLTKPMTSELGGVSPIIILPGEWSEADLRYQAEHVATMRLHNSGCNCIAGQILILSSDWPQKNAFLTALRRAFATAPARPAWYPGCEARVQSARDLHSDGAEKPGGTPERTLLTGLDLTDPDETAFTTEYFGPVLGVAELLGTGLQFLDAAVTAANERLHGTLGANLIAHPDTIKALGDSLRAAIANLRYGTVAVNAWTGVGYATPRATWGAYPGHTLDDVQSGIGIVHNALLLDHTERTVVTGPFRPAPRSVLLGDTTISPKPPWFVTNTTAARTGRLLTEFAANPRWQDLPALFASALRG; encoded by the coding sequence ATGACCGACCAGCCCTCCACCCGCAGCACCACCCCCACCCCCGACATCGACGCCCTGGTCGAACGACTCGCCACCGGCGAACGCGCCTGGGCCCGCACCCACCTGTCCGAACGGCGCGAACTGCTCCTCGACATCGCCTCCGCCACCGCCGCCACCGCCGACGCCTGGGTCCGCACCGCGGCCTGCATCAAGCAGCTCAACCCCGCCTCCCCGCTCCTCGGAGAGGAATGGCTCAGCGGCCCCTACGCGGTGCTCACCTACCTCCAGGCCCTCCAGGAAACCCTGCGCCGCCTCGACGAAGGGGCCGACGTCCTCGCCGACACACGGATCACCCGGGCGCCCGGCGACCGGCTCGCCGTCCAGGTCCTCCCGTACGACACCTACGACAAGCTCCTCCTGAACGGCTTCCACGCCGAGGTCTGGACAACCCCCGGCACCACCGAGGAGCAGCTGCGCGCCACAGCCGGGCTCACCCAGCGGACCCCGCGACGGACCAGGGGCGTCGCGCTCGTCCTCGGCGCAGGCAACATCCTGTCCATCCCACCCCTGGACGTGCTCTACCAGCTGTTCGCGGAGAACCGCACCGCCGTACTCAAGCTCAACCCCACCACCGACCCGCTCGCCGACGTCTACCGCGCGGCCTTCAAGCCGCTCATCGACCGGGGCCTGGTCGAGATCGTCACGGGCGGCCCCGAGGTGGGCGGGGCACTCGCCGGGCACTCCGGCATCGCGGCCGTCCACATGACCGGCAGCGAAGGCACCCACGATGCCGTGGTCTGGGGCACAGGGGAGGCGGCGACGGCCGCCAAGGCCGCCGGCACGCCGAAGCTGACCAAGCCCATGACCAGCGAACTGGGCGGCGTCTCCCCCATCATCATCCTGCCCGGCGAGTGGTCCGAGGCAGATCTGCGCTATCAGGCCGAACACGTCGCCACCATGCGACTGCACAACAGCGGCTGCAACTGCATCGCCGGCCAGATCCTCATCCTCAGCTCCGACTGGCCCCAGAAGAACGCCTTCCTCACCGCGCTGCGCCGAGCCTTCGCCACCGCACCTGCCCGCCCGGCCTGGTACCCCGGCTGCGAAGCGCGCGTCCAGTCTGCCCGCGACCTCCACTCCGACGGCGCGGAAAAGCCCGGCGGCACGCCCGAGCGCACTCTCCTCACCGGCCTGGACCTCACCGACCCCGACGAGACGGCCTTCACCACCGAATACTTCGGCCCGGTCCTCGGCGTCGCCGAACTCCTGGGCACCGGCCTCCAGTTCCTTGATGCCGCCGTCACCGCCGCCAACGAACGCCTCCACGGAACCCTCGGCGCCAACCTCATCGCCCACCCCGACACCATCAAGGCCCTCGGCGACAGCCTCCGCGCCGCGATCGCCAACCTGCGTTACGGCACCGTCGCCGTCAACGCCTGGACCGGCGTCGGCTACGCCACTCCCCGCGCTACCTGGGGCGCCTACCCCGGACACACGCTCGACGACGTCCAGAGCGGCATCGGCATCGTCCACAACGCCCTGCTCCTGGACCACACCGAACGCACCGTCGTCACCGGCCCCTTCCGCCCCGCACCCCGTTCCGTACTCCTCGGCGACACCACCATCTCCCCCAAACCCCCGTGGTTCGTCACCAACACCACCGCCGCCCGCACCGGCCGCCTCCTCACCGAGTTCGCCGCCAACCCCCGGTGGCAAGACCTCCCCGCCCTCTTCGCCTCAGCCCTCCGAGGCTGA
- a CDS encoding IS3 family transposase (programmed frameshift) gives MAAPRKHPDELRERAIREVRPTGRPIAHVARDLGIHKEALRGWVRQAEADRGERDDRLTTAELDELKQLRREVAELRRANEILKAASVFFCPGDRPSPDEAEQVIDHLRDRGLGVDPVCRVLELSPSTYFARKKRPKSARRLRDEQLMPLIEEVHAESGGTYGARRITHALRRQGIVVARCTVERLMAELGLEGVIRGRRRRTTVPEPSAPRPPDLVDRDFTASRPDQLWVADMTYVRTWSGWAYVAFVLDVYSRMIVGWQVANHMRTELPLDALEMTLWRRRIKKDSGLIHHSDRGSQYVSIRYTGRLADIGASASVGSVADSYDNAMAEALNGTFKAELIEMQGPWKDVDQVERAIFQWIAWYNEERLHSALDYVPPAEYEEAFWRSQEQIPQSA, from the exons ATGGCAGCACCCCGTAAACATCCGGACGAGCTCCGCGAGCGCGCGATCCGCGAGGTCCGCCCCACCGGCCGCCCCATCGCCCACGTTGCGAGGGACCTGGGCATCCACAAGGAGGCCCTGCGAGGCTGGGTCCGCCAGGCCGAGGCCGACCGCGGCGAGCGGGACGACCGGCTCACCACCGCCGAGCTGGATGAGTTGAAGCAACTCCGCCGGGAAGTGGCCGAGTTGCGGCGGGCGAACGAGATCCTGAAAGCCGCCTCGGTGT TTTTTTGCCCAGGAGATCGACCGTCCCCGGACGAGGCCGAGCAGGTGATCGACCACCTGCGTGACAGAGGTCTCGGGGTCGATCCCGTCTGCCGGGTGCTGGAGCTGTCGCCGTCGACGTACTTCGCCCGCAAGAAGCGGCCGAAGTCGGCCCGCCGGCTCCGGGACGAGCAGCTCATGCCGCTGATCGAGGAGGTCCACGCGGAGTCGGGCGGCACCTACGGCGCCCGCCGGATCACCCACGCGCTTCGACGCCAAGGCATCGTCGTGGCCCGCTGCACGGTCGAGCGGCTGATGGCCGAGCTGGGCCTGGAAGGTGTCATCCGTGGCCGGCGCCGCCGCACAACCGTCCCGGAGCCATCGGCGCCCCGGCCGCCGGACCTGGTCGACCGCGACTTCACCGCGAGCCGGCCTGATCAGCTATGGGTGGCGGACATGACGTATGTCCGCACCTGGTCGGGGTGGGCGTATGTGGCGTTCGTCCTGGACGTGTACTCGCGGATGATCGTCGGCTGGCAGGTCGCGAACCACATGCGGACCGAACTCCCCCTGGACGCCCTGGAGATGACGCTCTGGCGGCGCCGGATCAAGAAGGACTCCGGACTGATACACCACAGCGATCGCGGGTCGCAATACGTATCAATTCGGTATACCGGCCGGCTCGCCGACATCGGTGCCTCCGCCTCCGTCGGATCGGTCGCGGACTCGTATGACAACGCGATGGCCGAGGCGCTGAACGGGACCTTCAAGGCCGAGCTGATCGAGATGCAGGGTCCCTGGAAGGATGTCGACCAGGTCGAACGGGCGATCTTCCAGTGGATCGCCTGGTACAACGAGGAGCGTCTTCACTCCGCGCTCGACTACGTTCCGCCGGCCGAGTACGAAGAAGCCTTTTGGCGGAGCCAGGAGCAAATCCCGCAGTCCGCCTGA